The following nucleotide sequence is from Rhodospirillales bacterium.
CCCATTGTATAGTCAAGAGATTTAAGGATTTGTTAAATTGATGAACAAAAAACCCCGCACACTTGGCGGGGTTTGATCTATCCAGCAACATTGGGGTTACATTATTTTTTCTTCTTATTTTCAACCGGCGCGACCGTTTTTTCGATGATTTCGATCTTACCGCCTGCTTTTTCGACAGCGGCGCGGGCCGTTTTTGTCGCTTTTGAGATTTTCAGTTCAACTTTGGCTTTCAACTCGCCTTTGGTCAGCAGCTTGACGCCTGCTTTTTTGCGGCTGATGATTTTAGCGGCTACCAGTGTGTCTTCATCGATAGTTTTCTTGGAATCGATTTTCTTAGCGTCAATGGCAGCCTGAAGTTTTCCTGTTGTCAATTCGACGTAATGGACGCAGAATTTCTTGTTGTTGAAACCGCTTTTGGGCATGCGCATATGGAGCGGCATTTGGCCGCCTTCGTAGCCATTAATGGCAACGCCGGAGCGAGATTTCTGACCTTTTTGGCCGGAGCCAGAGGTCTTGCCTTTGCCAGAGCCGATACCGCGGCCAACGCGAATGCGGGCCTTTTTTGCGCCGTCATTGTTCTTGAGTTCATTGAGTTTCATGAGCTTGGTCCTTTTAAATCCTTTATGCCGCGTCTTCGACTTTAACCAGATGCTTGACTTTGTTGATCATGCCGCGCACGGAAGGCGTGTCTTCGAGTGTGCGGGTACGGTGCATCTTGTTGAGACCCAGACCGACCAATGTTGCACGCTGGTAGGCTTTGCGGCCGATGGGTGAACCTATTTGCGTTACGGTCACTGTCTTACCAGACGATGTTTTCTTAGCGGCAGGCTTTTGGGCGGGAGCTTTTTTAGGAACGTCCTTTTTAGCCGTCTCTTTTTGGGGAGCTGCTTTTGCTGCTGTTTCCTTCTTCGGATCTGCCTTTTTAGCCTTGGCAGGTTTCTTAGCGGCAGGCTTTTGGGCTGCCTCTTTTTGGGCAGGCGCTTTCTTAGCTGCAGACTTCTTCGTTTTTATTTCTTTTTCGTCGGCCATCATCCAACTCCTTTAAATTCAATTCTTTATTCTTCGCCCTTATTCTTCACCATGGGCTTCTTTGTCACCGCGACCTGAAACGACATCGCCAACTTTTTTATTGCGGCGAGAGGCTACGTGACG
It contains:
- a CDS encoding 50S ribosomal protein L15, whose amino-acid sequence is MKLNELKNNDGAKKARIRVGRGIGSGKGKTSGSGQKGQKSRSGVAINGYEGGQMPLHMRMPKSGFNNKKFCVHYVELTTGKLQAAIDAKKIDSKKTIDEDTLVAAKIISRKKAGVKLLTKGELKAKVELKISKATKTARAAVEKAGGKIEIIEKTVAPVENKKKK
- the rpmD gene encoding 50S ribosomal protein L30, whose amino-acid sequence is MADEKEIKTKKSAAKKAPAQKEAAQKPAAKKPAKAKKADPKKETAAKAAPQKETAKKDVPKKAPAQKPAAKKTSSGKTVTVTQIGSPIGRKAYQRATLVGLGLNKMHRTRTLEDTPSVRGMINKVKHLVKVEDAA